A portion of the Lolium rigidum isolate FL_2022 chromosome 1, APGP_CSIRO_Lrig_0.1, whole genome shotgun sequence genome contains these proteins:
- the LOC124683247 gene encoding mitochondrial import inner membrane translocase subunit TIM17-2-like, with amino-acid sequence MGVVGGSIFHYMKGMYNSPNGYRLSGGVQAMRMNAPRVGGSFAAWGCLFSTFDCAMVYARQKEDPWNSIAAGAAAGGFLAMRGGLFASARSAMVGGALLALIEGAGIMLNRVLVEVPPPPPPPGMDPAEVPGQGQGPAPPMGFTFPGMPQPRPVVVDEVPVTGSGGSGGWLGGLFGKNKDDKVAGDRKSEVLESFDTPSPPMPSFDYK; translated from the coding sequence ATGGGCGTGGTGGGGGGCTCCATCTTCCACTATATGAAGGGCATGTACAACTCCCCGAACGGCTACCGCTTGTCCGGCGGGGTTCAGGCCATGCGCATGAACGCTCCGCGCGTCGGCGGGAGCTTCGCCGCGTGGGGCTGCCTCTTCTCCACGTTCGACTGCGCCATGGTCTACGCGCGCCAGAAGGAGGACCCCTGGAACTctatcgccgccggcgccgcagcCGGCGGTTTCCTTGCCATGCGGGGCGGCCTCTTTGCTTCTGCCAGATCCGCAATGGTTGGCGGCGCCCTCCTCGCCCTCATCGAGGGCGCGGGCATCATGCTGAACCGCGTGTTGGTGgaagttccgccgccgccgccgccccctggcATGGATCCGGCCGAGGTACCAGGGCAAGGGCAAGGGCCAGCACCGCCCATGGGATTCACTTTCCCTGGGATGCCGCAGCCTCGGCCGGTTGTGGTCGATGAGGTCCCGGTAACTGGATCCGGGGGCTCTGGTGGATGGCTGGGGGGCTTGTTTGGTAAGAATAAGGACGATAAGGTGGCTGGTGATCGCAAGTCGGAGGTGTTGGAGAGCTTCGATACGCCCAGCCCGCCAATGCCATCCTTCGACTACAAGTGA
- the LOC124690821 gene encoding COBRA-like protein 5, with amino-acid sequence MELRNSMLLALILVVTCSAVAVAYDPLDPRGNITLKWDIQSWTPDGYVAMVTMNNYQQYRQIMAPGWTLGWSWAKKEVIWSIVGAQATEQGDCSKFKGGIPHSCKHTPSIVDLLPGVPYNQQIANCCRGGVVSAYGQDPAGSVSAFQVSVGLAGTTNKTVKLPKNFTLMGPGLGYTCGPATIVPSTVYWSTDHRRKTQALMTWTVTCTYTQQLASRYPTCCVSFSSFYNSTIVPCARCACGCGAHKSTEGRGGKSHSDGCIMGDSKRALTPGVNTPKKDGAQLLQCTNHMCPIRVHWHVKLNYKDYWRAKIAVTNFNYRMNYTQWTLVAQHPNLNNVTEVFSFQYKPLLPYGNINDTGMFYGMKLYNDLLMEAGPFGNVQSEVLMRKDDSTFTFGQGWAFPRKIYFNGDECKMPPPDAYPYLPNSAPRFPVASTVAAMACLLVLLLLA; translated from the exons ATGGAGCTCCGCAACTCTATGCTACTGGCTCTGATCCTTGTAGTCACATGCTCCGCCGTCGCAG TGGCGTATGATCCCCTGGATCCGAGAGGAAACATTACCCTCAAATGGGATATCCAATCGTGGACGCCTGACGGATACGTG GCTATGGTGACGATGAACAACTACCAGCAGTACCGTCAGATCATGGCGCCTGGGTGGACGCTGGGTTGGTCGTGGGCCAAGAAGGAGGTGATCTGGTCCATCGTGGGCGCGCAGGCGACGGAGCAGGGCGACTGCTCCAAGTTCAAGGGCGGCATCCCGCACTCCTGCAAGCACACGCCCTCCATCGTCGACCTCCTCCCCGGCGTGCCCTACAACCAGCAGATCGCCAACTGCTgccgcggcggcgtcgtctcCGCCTATGGCCAGGACCCCGCCGGCTCGGTCTCCGCGTTCCAGGTCTCCGTCGGCCTCGCCGGCACCACCAACAAGACCGTGAAGCTCCCCAAGAACTTCACCCTCATGGGCCCCGGCCTCGGCTACACCTGCGGCCCCGCCACCATCGTCCCCTCCACCGTCTACTGGAGCACCGACCACCGGCGCAAGACCCAGGCGCTGATGACCTGGACGGTGACCTGCACCTACACGCAGCAGCTTGCCTCCCGGTACCCGACCTGCTGcgtctccttctcctccttctacAACAGCACCATCGTGCCGTGCGCCCGGTGCGCGTGCGGCTGCGGCGCGCACAAGAGCACGGAGGGCCGCGGCGGCAAGAGCCACAGCGACGGCTGCATCATGGGCGACTCCAAGCGGGCGCTGACCCCCGGCGTCAACACCCCCAAGAAGGACGGCGCGCAGCTGCTGCAGTGCACCAACCACATGTGCCCCATCCGGGTGCACTGGCACGTCAAGCTCAACTACAAGGACTACTGGCGCGCCAAGATCGCCGTCACCAACTTCAACTACCGCATGAACTACACGCAGTGGACGCTCGTGGCGCAGCACCCTAACCTCAACAATGTCACCGAGGTCTTCAGCTTCCAGTACAAGCCACTCCTACCCTACGGCAACATCA ATGACACGGGCATGTTCTACGGGATGAAGCTCTACAACGACCTGCTCATGGAGGCCGGCCCGTTCGGCAACGTCCAGTCGGAGGTGCTCATGCGCAAGGACGACAGCACCTTCACCTTCGGCCAGGGATGGGCCTTCCCGCGCAAGATCTACTTCAACGGCGACGAGTGCAAGATGCCGCCACCCGACGCCTACCCCTACCTGCCCAACTCCGCGCCGCGTTTCCCCGTCGCCTCCACCGTCGCTGCCATGGCGTGCTTGCTGGTGCTACTCCTACTAGCATGA
- the LOC124690831 gene encoding COBRA-like protein 2 has translation MAAPTLLPRLSAAAAVALALLVAALPSAEAYDPLDPNGNITIKWDIMEWTSDGYTAVVSIYNYQKYRHIQAPGWHLGWVWAKKEIIWSMLGGQAVEQGDCSHFKGNIPHCCKKNPVTVDLLPGVPFNVQVANCCKGGVLSSWVQDPVSAVASFQITVGRSGTSNKTVRAPKNFTLKAPGPGYTCGVAQTMKPPTKFISPDGRRTTQAHVTWNVECTYSQFVAQRGPTCCVSLSSFYNDTIIDCPKCSCGCQNNITKPGSCVESNSPYLASVVNGPGKDSSTPLVECTPHMCPIRVHWHVKLNYRDYWRVKVTITNWNYRMNYSQWNLVAQHPNFENISTIYSFNYKALNPYGVINDTAMLWGVKYYNDLLMVAGPEGNVQSELLFRKDPSSFTFGKGWAFPRRIYFNGESCVMPPPDSYPVLPDSSPRLKKTTFLILSVAFCAMVAFLHNHFVLDKYCGKS, from the exons ATGGCGGCGCCCACATTACTCCCGCGcctctctgccgccgccgccgtcgcgctcgCGCTGCTCGTCGCCGCGCTGCCTTCCGCAG AAGCTTATGACCCTCTTGATCCAAATGGGAACATCACTATCAAGTGGGATATCATGGAGTGGACTTCGGATGGCTATACT GCTGTTGTGTCCATATACAATTACCAGAAGTACCGTCATATCCAAGCACCTGGGTGGCATCTTGGCTGGGTTTGGGCAAAGAAAGAGATCATCTGGAGCATGCTCGGTGGGCAGGCCGTAGAGCAAGGGGATTGTTCTCACTTTAAAGGCAACATACCACACTGCTGCAAGAAGAATCCAGTAACAGTTGACTTGCTTCCTGGTGTGCCATTCAACGTGCAGGTTGCAAATTGTTGCAAAGGGGGAGTTCTTAGCTCATGGGTACAGGATCCAGTCAGTGCAGTGGCATCGTTCCAGATCACTGTTGGACGATCTGGGACTAGCAATAAGACAGTTAGAGCGccgaaaaacttcactctcaaggCCCCAGGTCCAGGATATACCTGCGGAGTAGCCCAAACAATGAAACCACCCACTAAGTTCATTTCTCCTGATGGGAGGAGAACTACTCAAGCCCATG TGACTTGGAATGTGGAATGTACATATTCACAGTTTGTTGCTCAAAGAGGTCCAACTTGTTGTGTTTCACTCTCATCGTTTTATAACGATACAATAATAGACTGTCCAAAATGTTCATGCGGCTGCCAAAACAACATAACCAAACCTGGGAGCTGTGTGGA GAGTAATTCTCCTTATTTGGCTTCTGTGGTGAATGGACCTGGGAAGGACAGCTCAACTCCTCTAGTAGAATGCACACCCCATATGTGCCCAATAAGGGTGCACTGGCATGTTAAGCTCAACTATAGGGACTACTGGAGGGTGAAGGTCACAATTACAAATTGGAATTACCGGATGAACTACTCGCAGTGGAACTTGGTTGCTCAACACCCAAACTTTGAAAATATCAGCACTATTTACAGCTTCAACTACAAAGCTTTAAATCCCTATGGAGTAATAA ATGATACTGCAATGTTGTGGGGTGTCAAGTACTACAATGACCTGCTCATGGTAGCTGGTCCAGAGGGCAATGTGCAATCCGAGCTTCTGTTCCGGAAGGACCCGTCGTCCTTCACCTTCGGGAAGGGCTGGGCGTTTCCAAGACGCATATACTTCAACGGCGAGAGCTGCGTCATGCCTCCACCAGATTCGTACCCAGTGTTACCAGACTCATCTCCTAGATTGAAGAAGACGACGTTTCTCATTCTGTCTGTTGCCTTCTGCGCAATGGTGGCGTTCTTGCACAATCATTTTGTGTTGGATAAATACTGCGGAAAGTCCTGA